The following are from one region of the Rhodopirellula sp. P2 genome:
- a CDS encoding LamG-like jellyroll fold domain-containing protein, translated as MSASKSIEELLLASEEGTLRSDEREQLNELLRRDPDSRAKFARWQMTTLALQDGAPPQWKSEPKVEVAEAKRTNWSERQIYRWVIASAAALLIAVTFRWVQLETRPASPVFDTAIAKVRVSADEPTSSGIAVVTQLVNAKDAIIQGVGESASKSLSINAALNPGSVRLESGWAQIEFLNGATVVLHGPAEMELVSAAEAIMHRGRIRAEVPPAARGFVVRTDDMKVVDLGTEFGLEVSAEGSNVQVFDGEVELQVDEDQPQLVAAGKSLQRRSGAGVGLVDSPMTPDRFVDAAALQRLAETQQHERYERWREASQRLRRDPRMIAYFAMDSPLKGQRFLSNDSVPRKPDLDGAIVGAAVTRGRWDAKPALQFKRPGDRVRVNVPGEFGSLTMATWVRIDSLDRWYNSLFLTDSYQLGEPHWQILDTGQIHFSVRASTAADEDQPNVGPPHHVALSPSFWDPSLSGQWLHLAVVYDVDAGTTTHYLNGDVLSVDNIPDHQLVRTTRIGMASIGNWSTPLEPDEHFAIRNLNGSMDELAIFAAALSPTEIKEMVEHGKP; from the coding sequence TCCAAATCAATCGAAGAATTGCTGCTGGCTAGCGAAGAAGGAACGCTCAGATCCGACGAACGCGAGCAGCTGAACGAATTGTTGCGGCGCGACCCCGATTCGCGAGCGAAGTTTGCTCGTTGGCAAATGACAACCCTCGCGTTGCAAGACGGAGCACCACCGCAGTGGAAAAGCGAACCAAAGGTTGAAGTGGCGGAAGCGAAACGCACAAATTGGTCCGAGCGACAAATTTACCGGTGGGTGATCGCGTCTGCGGCGGCGCTGTTGATCGCGGTCACGTTCCGATGGGTTCAGCTCGAAACTCGTCCTGCCAGTCCGGTTTTCGATACCGCAATCGCGAAGGTTCGGGTTTCGGCGGATGAACCCACGTCGTCGGGCATCGCCGTGGTCACTCAGTTGGTCAACGCGAAAGACGCGATCATTCAAGGCGTTGGTGAATCAGCCTCAAAATCGCTCAGTATCAATGCGGCTCTGAATCCTGGTTCGGTTCGTTTGGAATCAGGTTGGGCGCAGATCGAATTTTTGAACGGTGCGACCGTCGTTTTGCACGGCCCCGCGGAAATGGAACTGGTGTCTGCCGCTGAAGCGATCATGCATCGCGGACGCATTCGCGCCGAGGTGCCTCCCGCGGCCCGAGGGTTTGTGGTGCGAACCGATGACATGAAGGTTGTGGACCTGGGGACTGAGTTTGGGTTGGAGGTTTCCGCAGAAGGTTCGAATGTACAAGTTTTTGACGGTGAAGTTGAATTGCAGGTCGATGAAGATCAGCCGCAGTTGGTGGCCGCGGGCAAATCGTTGCAGCGGCGCAGTGGGGCGGGCGTCGGGTTGGTTGATTCCCCGATGACTCCCGATCGTTTCGTCGACGCGGCAGCGTTGCAACGGCTCGCAGAAACCCAACAACACGAACGGTATGAACGATGGCGAGAAGCCAGCCAACGTCTGCGTCGCGACCCGCGAATGATTGCCTACTTCGCAATGGATTCGCCCTTGAAAGGTCAGCGTTTTCTGTCAAACGACAGCGTTCCTCGCAAGCCAGACCTGGACGGTGCGATCGTTGGTGCCGCTGTGACGAGGGGACGTTGGGACGCCAAGCCGGCGTTGCAGTTCAAACGCCCTGGCGATCGAGTGCGTGTGAACGTTCCCGGTGAATTTGGTTCGTTGACGATGGCGACTTGGGTCCGCATCGACAGTCTAGACCGTTGGTACAACTCGCTGTTTTTGACGGACAGCTATCAGCTTGGCGAGCCGCACTGGCAAATACTCGACACCGGCCAAATTCACTTTTCGGTGCGAGCGTCCACGGCCGCAGATGAAGATCAACCCAACGTCGGACCGCCGCACCACGTCGCACTGTCCCCCTCGTTTTGGGACCCATCGCTCAGCGGCCAATGGTTGCACCTGGCGGTGGTCTACGACGTCGATGCTGGCACGACCACGCATTATCTGAATGGGGATGTTCTCAGTGTCGACAACATTCCCGACCATCAACTCGTTCGCACCACTCGAATTGGAATGGCGTCGATCGGGAACTGGTCCACTCCGTTGGAACCCGACGAACATTTTGCCATTCGAAATCTGAACGGCAGCATGGACGAGCTGGCGATCTTCGCCGCTGCTCTTTCTCCCACTGAAATCAAGGAAATGGTTGAACATGGCAAACCGTGA